A genomic segment from Bacteroidales bacterium encodes:
- a CDS encoding aspartate kinase → MQIFKFGGASLKDAQGIERVGTIIKQYQNEHLVIVVSAMGKTTNALEWVYRYYIENSIQKYEALQEIKTFHFNILNSLFKQTDNVFQEVQTWFNKLEQKINTTPSSNIDFEYDQIVSYGELISSKIVEHYLRSAGIVLTWWDIRRLLITDANYKEASVLFDKSTPKINQCFQTKGIHLCQGFIGGTEMGDSTTLGREGSDYTAAALAYMLNANAVTIWKDVPGVLNADPRIIPEAVKLDKITYKEAIELAYYGAQVIHPKTIKPLQNKNIPLWVKPFLAPQEAGTVVQNLNEKIALPPIFIYKYHQVLISIMPKDFSFIAENNISLIFSYLAKHKIKVNLMQQSAVSFSICVDYDERKLNAFLQAMKNQFDVLYNTDLTLITIRHYTDEAIKKVIGNNKIIIKEISRKTARLVVK, encoded by the coding sequence ATGCAAATATTTAAGTTTGGCGGTGCCTCGTTAAAAGACGCACAAGGCATTGAACGAGTTGGAACCATCATTAAACAATATCAGAACGAACATTTGGTAATTGTTGTTTCGGCAATGGGTAAAACAACCAATGCCTTGGAATGGGTTTACCGTTATTACATAGAAAATAGCATTCAAAAATATGAGGCCTTACAAGAAATAAAAACATTTCACTTTAACATATTAAATTCGTTATTTAAACAAACAGATAATGTTTTTCAAGAAGTCCAAACTTGGTTTAATAAACTTGAACAAAAAATAAATACAACACCCTCATCCAATATCGATTTTGAATACGACCAAATTGTTTCATACGGTGAACTTATTTCATCTAAAATTGTAGAACATTATTTGCGAAGTGCAGGCATCGTCTTAACATGGTGGGACATTCGCAGGTTATTAATCACAGATGCGAATTACAAAGAAGCCAGTGTTTTATTTGATAAATCTACACCTAAAATCAATCAATGTTTTCAAACAAAAGGCATACATCTTTGCCAAGGATTTATAGGAGGTACCGAAATGGGCGATTCAACTACATTGGGCAGAGAAGGCTCCGATTACACTGCTGCAGCTTTGGCTTATATGCTCAATGCCAATGCAGTAACCATTTGGAAAGATGTACCGGGTGTTTTAAACGCCGACCCTCGCATTATTCCTGAGGCTGTTAAATTAGACAAAATTACTTACAAAGAAGCCATTGAGTTAGCCTATTATGGAGCACAAGTCATTCATCCCAAAACTATCAAACCTCTTCAAAACAAGAATATTCCTTTGTGGGTAAAGCCTTTTCTTGCTCCTCAAGAAGCAGGGACCGTAGTTCAGAATTTAAACGAGAAAATCGCATTACCTCCTATCTTTATTTATAAATATCATCAGGTATTGATTTCTATCATGCCTAAAGATTTTTCGTTCATTGCCGAAAATAATATTAGTCTTATATTTAGCTATTTGGCAAAACATAAAATTAAAGTTAACCTAATGCAGCAATCGGCAGTAAGCTTTAGTATTTGCGTTGATTATGATGAGCGAAAACTAAATGCTTTTTTACAAGCTATGAAAAATCAATTCGATGTATTGTATAATACAGATTTAACTTTAATAACTATACGACATTATACTGATGAAGCTATAAAAAAAGTTATTGGTAATAACAAAATCATTATTAAAGAAATAAGCCGCAAAACTGCACGATTAGTTGTTAAATAA
- the wecB gene encoding UDP-N-acetylglucosamine 2-epimerase (non-hydrolyzing), with product MVKLLNIVGARPQIIKAAALSRAVKKYYAHQIEDIIVHTGQHYDYNMSQVFFEELEIPKPHINMGVGSGSHATQTAQIMLKTEEIIQSEKPDIVVVYGDTNSTLAVAITAAKMHYPVAHIEAGLRSFNKTMPEEINRITCDHVSTLLFAPTQTAINNLKNEGFKLTQTTFDIDHPAILKSGDIMYDNALYFSNKATKLAFLDKIKGEFALVTIHREQNTDNIDNLKQIASLLVQIADEQQINIVFPIHPRTVKALLQHLPEMKARLDTHPLIHLIEPVSYLEILALLKSCKIVMTDSGGLQKEAYFMQKPCIILRTETEWVEIVEQGAGRVTDINPIKVKEAVQYFIQHADDLKYAPVFGDGHAAEFICKNILNYLNE from the coding sequence ATGGTAAAACTATTAAACATTGTAGGCGCACGTCCACAAATTATTAAGGCGGCTGCTTTGAGTCGTGCAGTAAAAAAATACTATGCTCATCAAATTGAAGATATCATTGTACATACCGGGCAGCATTACGATTATAATATGTCTCAAGTGTTTTTTGAAGAGTTAGAAATACCCAAGCCACATATAAACATGGGAGTAGGGAGTGGCAGCCATGCAACTCAAACAGCCCAAATAATGTTAAAAACTGAAGAGATTATTCAATCTGAAAAGCCCGATATTGTTGTGGTTTATGGAGATACTAACAGCACTTTAGCAGTAGCAATAACAGCTGCCAAAATGCACTATCCGGTTGCCCATATTGAAGCTGGTTTACGTTCGTTTAACAAAACAATGCCCGAAGAAATTAATCGTATTACATGCGACCATGTCTCCACTTTGCTTTTTGCACCTACTCAAACTGCTATAAACAATTTGAAAAACGAAGGTTTTAAATTAACCCAAACGACCTTTGATATTGACCATCCTGCCATTTTAAAGAGTGGCGATATTATGTATGACAATGCTCTTTATTTCAGCAATAAAGCCACTAAACTTGCTTTTTTAGATAAAATAAAAGGTGAATTTGCATTGGTAACTATTCATCGCGAACAGAATACCGATAATATAGATAATCTGAAGCAAATAGCAAGCCTGCTAGTCCAAATTGCCGATGAGCAACAAATCAATATTGTTTTTCCTATTCATCCACGAACAGTGAAAGCCTTATTGCAACATTTGCCCGAAATGAAAGCTCGATTAGATACACATCCGCTCATTCATTTAATAGAGCCGGTTTCGTATTTAGAAATTCTTGCTCTTTTAAAGTCTTGTAAAATCGTAATGACCGATTCAGGCGGTTTACAAAAAGAAGCATATTTTATGCAAAAGCCATGTATTATTTTACGAACCGAAACCGAATGGGTCGAAATTGTTGAGCAAGGAGCGGGGAGAGTTACTGATATAAACCCGATAAAAGTAAAAGAAGCGGTGCAGTATTTTATACAGCATGCAGATGATTTAAAATATGCACCTGTATTTGGCGATGGTCATGCAGCTGAATTTATTTGCAAAAACATATTGAATTATTTGAATGAATAA
- a CDS encoding M13 family metallopeptidase, giving the protein MSIVALSGLLLGGCSLNEPNGKKNEGIDLANMDTTYKPGDNFYMYAIGGWKKNNPIPDEYSVYGAFNQLDQQNTQMLKDLFDELTKKKDLNDEQKKILNFYSSGMDTNAIEKSGIEPLKPYFDEINQLKDYKDFAAFLGKMHHNSIFAPFYLYAGQDEKNSEMVIAQIFQGGLGLPDRDYYTSQDDVSKMLRDEYQKYIVNLLKVAKLYPEDQIEKIAKNIFDIETQMAKASMTRVEMRDPKKLYNKMTVEELQKLTPNFNWNEYFTALGKSDIKSLNIGQPNFFTELNKMYKSIPIEQWKQYYTFHLINDCASYLNKDIEKTSFDFYGTVLSGKTKMKDRWKKVVELTSNMLGEAVGKLYVQKYFPEESKTRMLELVKNLKATFREHIQKLDWMTDETKQKAVEKLDAMNLKIGYPDKWRDYSQVEIKEQPFVLNVLAAERFDVDYMLSQIDKPVDRQKWDMYPQTVNAYYSPNMNEIVFPAAILQPPFFNAKADDAVNYGAIGVVIGHEMTHGFDDQGRQYDKNGNLNDWWNEKDAANFKAKADKLIPVYEAYKINDSLNVNGKLTLGENIADMGGLSLAIDALKKTFKGNEQPIDGFTPIQRFYLSFANVWRQNIRLQELQRRLKEDVHSPAEVRVNVPIYHFEEFNTAFNIKPTDKRYVKPENRLKIW; this is encoded by the coding sequence ATGTCAATTGTAGCTTTAAGTGGCTTATTATTAGGCGGTTGTTCACTCAACGAGCCCAATGGTAAAAAAAATGAGGGTATCGACTTAGCTAATATGGATACCACTTACAAACCGGGCGATAATTTTTATATGTACGCCATTGGTGGATGGAAAAAAAACAATCCGATTCCAGACGAGTATTCTGTTTATGGAGCTTTTAATCAGTTAGATCAGCAGAATACCCAAATGCTTAAAGATTTATTCGATGAGCTTACAAAGAAAAAAGATTTAAACGACGAACAAAAGAAAATCTTGAACTTTTATAGTTCTGGAATGGATACCAATGCCATTGAAAAAAGTGGTATCGAACCTTTAAAACCTTATTTTGATGAAATTAACCAACTAAAAGATTATAAGGATTTTGCTGCTTTTCTTGGCAAAATGCATCATAATAGCATATTTGCTCCATTTTATTTATATGCTGGACAAGATGAGAAAAACAGCGAAATGGTTATTGCTCAAATCTTTCAAGGTGGGCTAGGCTTACCCGACCGCGACTATTACACTAGCCAAGACGATGTTTCGAAAATGTTACGCGATGAATATCAGAAATATATTGTTAATTTGTTAAAAGTGGCCAAACTTTATCCAGAAGATCAAATTGAAAAAATAGCCAAAAACATTTTCGATATCGAAACTCAAATGGCTAAAGCATCTATGACACGTGTTGAAATGCGTGACCCCAAAAAACTTTACAACAAAATGACCGTAGAAGAATTGCAAAAACTCACTCCCAATTTTAATTGGAACGAATATTTTACTGCATTGGGCAAAAGCGATATTAAGTCACTCAATATTGGTCAACCCAACTTTTTTACTGAATTGAATAAAATGTACAAATCTATCCCAATAGAACAATGGAAACAATATTATACTTTCCATTTGATTAACGATTGTGCATCTTATTTGAATAAAGATATTGAAAAAACAAGTTTTGATTTCTATGGTACCGTATTATCTGGTAAAACTAAAATGAAAGACCGTTGGAAAAAAGTAGTTGAACTAACAAGCAACATGCTAGGAGAAGCAGTCGGCAAATTATATGTACAAAAATATTTTCCCGAAGAATCAAAAACCAGAATGCTCGAATTGGTTAAAAACTTAAAAGCTACGTTCCGTGAACATATTCAAAAACTCGATTGGATGACCGACGAAACCAAACAAAAAGCTGTTGAGAAACTTGATGCTATGAACTTAAAAATTGGTTATCCCGATAAATGGAGAGATTATTCTCAGGTTGAAATAAAAGAACAACCTTTTGTATTAAATGTATTAGCAGCAGAACGTTTTGATGTGGATTATATGCTTTCGCAAATTGACAAACCCGTCGATCGCCAGAAATGGGATATGTATCCACAAACTGTAAATGCATATTATAGCCCTAATATGAACGAAATTGTATTCCCGGCTGCTATTTTGCAACCGCCTTTCTTTAATGCCAAAGCCGATGATGCTGTAAACTATGGAGCGATAGGTGTAGTTATTGGTCACGAAATGACTCATGGTTTTGATGATCAAGGACGTCAGTACGATAAAAACGGTAATCTCAATGATTGGTGGAACGAAAAAGATGCCGCTAATTTTAAAGCTAAAGCCGATAAACTTATTCCTGTTTACGAAGCCTATAAAATTAACGACTCTTTAAATGTTAATGGTAAGCTAACTTTAGGCGAAAACATTGCCGATATGGGTGGTTTAAGTTTGGCCATTGATGCATTAAAGAAAACTTTTAAAGGCAATGAACAGCCTATTGATGGTTTTACACCCATTCAACGTTTTTATTTGTCGTTTGCCAATGTATGGAGGCAAAATATCCGCTTACAGGAATTGCAACGCCGTCTGAAAGAAGACGTTCACTCACCGGCCGAAGTTCGCGTAAATGTTCCAATTTATCATTTCGAAGAATTTAACACGGCATTTAACATTAAACCTACTGACAAACGTTATGTAAAACCCGAAAACCGCCTAAAAATATGGTAA
- a CDS encoding DUF4197 domain-containing protein — MKKFVFYTLLIGLMATLSCNKEEGLSEEEIIQGLKEALKVGTDTSSTNLHKTDGYYGDLAVKIFLPPDAHGVLEHQNDPLLQAAGIDQKIEQLILSLNRSAEDAAIEAKPIFVDAITTMSISDASSILHGTDSAATLYLKAKTRSQLFSVFIPKLQVSLNKPLVAGMTAYEAWEQLKSVYNPLCNPITGWQPITSNLDTFATNKGLDGLFIKIAEQEKLIRHNVSYQVNDILRKVFGE; from the coding sequence ATGAAAAAATTTGTATTTTATACATTACTAATTGGACTAATGGCAACTCTTTCATGTAATAAAGAAGAAGGACTTTCAGAAGAAGAAATTATTCAAGGTTTAAAAGAAGCCTTAAAAGTTGGTACCGATACCTCGAGCACCAATTTACATAAAACCGATGGGTATTACGGCGATCTTGCAGTAAAAATTTTCTTGCCTCCCGATGCTCATGGAGTATTGGAACATCAAAACGATCCGTTACTACAAGCAGCCGGAATCGATCAAAAAATAGAACAACTAATTTTATCATTGAATCGTTCTGCCGAAGATGCTGCCATCGAAGCCAAGCCCATTTTTGTTGATGCAATAACCACAATGAGCATTAGCGATGCTTCCTCTATTTTGCATGGAACCGATTCGGCAGCTACTTTATATCTGAAAGCTAAGACACGTAGTCAGCTTTTTAGTGTTTTTATTCCAAAACTTCAGGTGTCTTTAAACAAACCATTAGTTGCCGGTATGACAGCTTATGAAGCTTGGGAACAATTAAAATCGGTTTACAACCCTTTGTGCAATCCTATAACCGGATGGCAACCCATTACTAGTAACCTTGATACCTTTGCTACCAATAAAGGTTTAGACGGTCTGTTTATTAAAATTGCCGAACAAGAAAAACTTATCAGGCATAACGTCTCGTACCAAGTTAATGATATTTTAAGAAAAGTATTTGGAGAATAA
- a CDS encoding acyltransferase, translating into MQFFNWLKEKISNRLSVLYKPLMLSKYKQGSITLKNVRISNTTYIHAKEHLVLADHVFIGHYNFIEASNGIVIEEGCQITNFVSITSHSSHISIRLYGDEYSNYSDLKGYIKGPVYIGKYSYIGPHSVIMPHTKIGKGSIVAAYSYVKGEFPDFSIIAGNPAKVVGDTRQLDENYLKENPNLRTFYNKWASQK; encoded by the coding sequence ATGCAATTTTTTAATTGGTTAAAAGAAAAAATTTCGAACAGGCTATCGGTATTGTATAAACCTTTAATGCTTTCGAAATACAAACAAGGAAGTATAACACTAAAAAATGTTAGAATTAGTAATACTACTTATATCCATGCAAAAGAACATTTAGTTTTAGCCGATCATGTATTTATTGGACATTACAATTTTATTGAAGCTAGTAACGGAATTGTTATAGAAGAGGGTTGTCAAATCACAAATTTTGTTAGTATTACAAGTCATTCGAGCCATATTTCTATTCGCTTATACGGTGATGAATATTCAAATTACAGTGATTTAAAAGGCTATATAAAAGGACCCGTTTATATTGGTAAATATTCTTATATAGGACCTCATTCGGTTATTATGCCCCATACCAAAATAGGAAAGGGAAGCATCGTTGCAGCTTATAGCTATGTTAAGGGTGAGTTCCCTGATTTTTCTATTATTGCTGGTAATCCTGCAAAGGTTGTTGGTGATACACGTCAATTAGATGAAAATTATCTTAAAGAAAATCCAAATCTAAGAACCTTTTACAATAAATGGGCAAGTCAAAAATAG
- a CDS encoding oligosaccharide flippase family protein: MGKSKIDIKQYSNSPFIKSVFTIFTGGAFAQIIPFLVEPILTRIYTPDEFALFAQFVSFTTLFTIIATARYELAIMLPKTDRKSINVFALSLIISMIVTIVSFIIVLLFRFPIAQFLKNEKLSIFLWLTPIVVLFAGLYQSLNYWSLRNKRFGLISLSRIAQTTINSLGNILLGFIKWGSKGLIVAYILGQFAAFFAFIGKFFITDKRTTKLINRKEIKEMASQYADFPKINSLHAFTDILQQSLVIFLLSYFFTSDDVGYYSRTFRLLIAPVSLIGSSVGQVFFQRASSEFAKGNNIRPFVIKNLKMMVWIAIPFFIMIFVFAPQVFGWFLGKGWEQAGYYARYISLWLTMSILISPISTIPLIIGKQKQAFLLSLLGNSLIILSVWTGGFFYSDIKISLMLISITMFLYFSFVLYWFVKISGRQQ; the protein is encoded by the coding sequence ATGGGCAAGTCAAAAATAGATATTAAACAATACTCCAATTCACCTTTTATTAAAAGCGTTTTTACCATTTTTACAGGTGGAGCTTTTGCTCAAATCATACCTTTTCTTGTTGAACCAATTCTTACCCGAATATATACACCAGACGAATTTGCTCTTTTTGCACAGTTTGTAAGTTTTACAACATTATTTACCATTATTGCTACAGCACGTTACGAATTAGCTATTATGCTACCCAAAACAGATAGAAAATCAATTAATGTATTTGCTCTATCGCTTATCATTTCGATGATCGTTACCATCGTGTCTTTTATTATTGTTTTATTATTTCGATTTCCCATTGCTCAATTTTTAAAAAACGAAAAATTATCTATTTTTCTTTGGCTCACTCCAATTGTAGTTTTGTTTGCCGGTTTGTATCAGTCGTTAAATTATTGGTCGCTTAGAAATAAACGTTTTGGGTTAATAAGCTTATCGCGTATTGCTCAAACCACAATCAATTCATTAGGTAACATTTTGTTAGGTTTTATTAAATGGGGAAGCAAGGGACTTATCGTTGCTTATATTTTAGGTCAATTTGCTGCTTTTTTTGCATTTATTGGTAAATTTTTCATAACTGACAAAAGAACAACGAAACTTATCAATAGAAAAGAAATCAAAGAAATGGCTTCCCAGTATGCCGATTTTCCCAAAATAAATAGCTTGCATGCCTTTACCGATATCCTTCAGCAAAGCCTAGTAATTTTCCTTTTAAGCTATTTTTTTACATCAGATGACGTTGGCTATTATTCTCGCACTTTTCGTTTATTAATAGCTCCGGTTTCGCTTATTGGCTCGTCGGTAGGTCAAGTCTTTTTTCAACGTGCTTCGAGTGAATTTGCTAAAGGCAACAATATTCGCCCTTTTGTAATTAAAAATCTCAAAATGATGGTGTGGATTGCGATTCCTTTTTTTATAATGATTTTTGTTTTTGCACCGCAAGTTTTTGGTTGGTTTCTGGGAAAAGGATGGGAACAAGCTGGATATTATGCCCGTTATATCTCACTATGGTTAACGATGAGTATTTTAATTAGCCCAATTAGCACTATTCCATTAATTATAGGAAAGCAAAAGCAAGCATTCTTACTTAGTTTATTGGGTAATTCGCTAATTATTTTATCGGTATGGACAGGTGGCTTTTTTTATAGTGATATAAAAATCAGTTTAATGCTAATAAGCATTACTATGTTTTTATACTTTTCGTTTGTTTTGTATTGGTTTGTAAAAATTTCGGGGAGGCAACAATGA
- a CDS encoding glycosyltransferase family 4 protein has protein sequence MRYLLMGNAESPHLIKWARELIKHVDLYVLSFQGIDPVFYSWLDKNKCMSFDQKISVEGGNFHLIKLLPKIRRIIRQIKPNYINAHYITSYGFLAALAKPQDSKLILSAWGSDILVTPFESNLKKKITQYSLKKAILITSDSQYMSEKIKLLYPKANISTFPFGLEKLPECSIKDKNPWLFFSNRALTPNYRIDWVIELFSEICKTTPEARLIIANDGSEKENLIQKALQLGIKDNIEWVGFINADKQAEIYKKASYFFSLPISDATSVSLLEAMAYGCVPIVSDIPANREWIIHLENGIILKEDANIVNLLKQVNSSHLFKQNRIIINEKAIFPKSIEEFILKLIEE, from the coding sequence GTGAGATATTTGCTAATGGGCAATGCCGAAAGCCCCCACCTGATAAAATGGGCGAGGGAATTGATTAAGCATGTAGATTTGTATGTGCTTTCTTTTCAGGGTATTGATCCTGTTTTTTATTCGTGGTTAGATAAAAATAAATGCATGAGCTTCGACCAAAAAATCAGTGTCGAAGGTGGTAATTTCCATTTAATAAAATTATTGCCCAAAATCAGGCGAATCATTAGACAAATAAAACCCAATTACATTAACGCTCATTATATCACAAGTTACGGTTTTTTAGCCGCTTTAGCAAAACCACAAGATTCAAAGCTCATACTTTCAGCATGGGGTAGTGATATTTTGGTAACTCCATTTGAATCAAATCTCAAGAAAAAAATAACACAATACAGTTTAAAAAAAGCCATTCTTATTACATCTGACTCGCAGTATATGAGCGAAAAAATAAAACTCCTTTACCCCAAAGCCAATATTTCTACTTTTCCATTTGGACTTGAAAAATTGCCGGAATGTAGTATTAAAGATAAAAATCCGTGGCTGTTTTTCTCAAACAGAGCTTTAACGCCCAATTATCGAATAGATTGGGTAATTGAGTTATTCAGTGAAATTTGCAAAACAACTCCAGAAGCACGACTTATTATTGCCAACGACGGTAGCGAAAAGGAGAACCTGATTCAAAAAGCTTTACAACTTGGAATTAAAGATAATATTGAGTGGGTAGGTTTTATCAATGCTGATAAACAAGCCGAAATATATAAAAAAGCCAGTTATTTTTTCTCACTTCCTATAAGCGATGCGACTTCTGTATCTCTTCTTGAAGCAATGGCTTATGGATGTGTTCCTATCGTTTCAGATATACCTGCTAATCGAGAGTGGATAATTCATTTAGAAAATGGTATCATATTAAAAGAAGATGCGAATATAGTTAATTTACTTAAACAAGTTAACTCTTCGCATCTCTTTAAACAGAATAGAATTATTATAAACGAAAAAGCTATATTTCCTAAGTCAATTGAAGAGTTTATATTAAAATTAATAGAAGAATGA
- a CDS encoding glycosyltransferase family 4 protein: protein MKSKTLIILTQYFPPEVGAPQNRLYELAIHLQRAGLNIIVLTAMPNYPQMKKHKGYRWKIYKKEEINGLKVYRSWIFVSSSKSIFARLLNYFSFVFSSIFIGLIVLPKSDFLMVESPPLFLGISAYILSRFKRAKMIFNVSDLWPESAEKLKLVTNKTILKYTYKLEAFCYQKAVLVSGQTQGICTNINLRFPEKKTFWLPNGADLSFFTPQNQYSFYLRKSLNFTQNDFICLYAGIHGHAQGLETVLKAAKKLQHIENIRFVFVGSGPEKKHLIDMAKEEKILNTYFIDTVDKKTMPEILADIDIALVPLRKLELFEGAIPSKIFETLAMEKPIILAVDGEARKHFVEKAQACFYVEPENDNDMADKILYAYNHRDEIKQMGKNGREYVNNNFNRTKIAQSFYNQLTEL from the coding sequence ATGAAATCAAAAACTCTCATCATATTAACTCAATATTTTCCACCCGAAGTAGGTGCACCACAAAATAGACTATACGAATTAGCAATACATTTACAAAGAGCAGGCTTAAATATTATTGTATTAACAGCTATGCCTAATTATCCTCAAATGAAAAAACATAAAGGGTATCGCTGGAAAATTTATAAAAAAGAAGAAATAAACGGATTGAAAGTGTATCGAAGTTGGATATTTGTTTCTTCGTCCAAATCTATTTTTGCAAGACTTTTAAACTATTTTTCATTTGTATTTTCGTCTATTTTTATAGGTTTGATAGTATTACCTAAAAGCGATTTTTTGATGGTTGAGTCACCACCACTGTTTTTAGGTATTTCGGCATATATTTTAAGTCGTTTCAAAAGAGCAAAAATGATTTTTAATGTGTCTGACTTATGGCCCGAAAGCGCCGAAAAACTTAAATTGGTTACAAATAAAACAATTCTTAAATATACCTATAAGTTAGAAGCTTTTTGTTACCAAAAAGCAGTTCTAGTAAGTGGACAAACACAAGGAATTTGTACAAATATCAATCTGCGTTTTCCTGAAAAAAAAACTTTTTGGCTTCCTAATGGTGCCGATCTATCGTTTTTTACCCCCCAAAACCAATATTCTTTTTACCTTAGAAAAAGTTTAAATTTTACACAAAACGATTTTATATGCCTTTATGCAGGTATTCACGGTCATGCTCAAGGACTCGAAACCGTTTTGAAAGCTGCAAAAAAATTACAACACATTGAAAATATTCGTTTTGTTTTTGTGGGTAGTGGTCCTGAAAAAAAGCATTTAATAGATATGGCTAAAGAAGAAAAAATTTTAAATACATATTTTATCGATACGGTTGATAAAAAAACAATGCCTGAAATTTTAGCTGATATCGATATTGCATTAGTACCATTGCGAAAATTAGAACTATTCGAAGGAGCAATACCTTCAAAAATTTTTGAAACGTTAGCGATGGAAAAACCTATTATTCTTGCTGTAGATGGCGAAGCCAGAAAACATTTTGTAGAAAAAGCCCAAGCTTGTTTTTATGTTGAGCCTGAAAATGATAATGATATGGCTGATAAAATACTATATGCCTATAATCACCGCGATGAAATTAAACAAATGGGAAAAAATGGCAGAGAATATGTTAACAATAATTTTAATCGTACTAAAATAGCCCAATCGTTTTACAATCAATTAACAGAATTATGA
- a CDS encoding class I SAM-dependent RNA methyltransferase: MKFIVKTFEGLEEVLYKELIEKGFQKTKLLRRAVSFIGNLEDLYRANYTLSLGLRILQQIYYEKVSNEQQFYQFIYDVPWHRYFTVDKSFRVDVVLLTERFKNSLFLAQKAKDAIADRFRKEVNERPAVDTRKPQVIINIHITDLEVTLSLDSSGDTLNRRGYRDYQGLAPLNEVLARGLLKLSGWNSNMPLLDPMCGSGTIAIEATYEANNIPTGYLRNQYAFMNWTDFDKDLWKKVREKAQSEIKNAKLKIVGADMDDRVLLAAKKSIQKLPYSQSTLFIENDFLKNNIPFQNGYIISNLPYDERIEVENINHFYNNVGTQLKFNYKSNRIWLLMSKEYAKFMSLKPKKKINLLNGKIECTFNEYEVY; this comes from the coding sequence ATGAAATTTATTGTTAAAACCTTTGAAGGACTCGAAGAAGTTCTATATAAGGAGTTGATAGAAAAAGGTTTTCAAAAAACCAAATTGCTAAGAAGAGCAGTTTCTTTTATTGGAAATTTAGAAGATTTGTATAGAGCAAATTATACGCTTTCTCTTGGTCTGCGAATATTACAACAAATTTACTACGAAAAAGTAAGTAATGAGCAACAGTTCTATCAATTTATATATGATGTTCCTTGGCATCGATATTTTACAGTGGATAAATCGTTTAGGGTAGATGTGGTGTTACTTACAGAACGTTTTAAAAACAGCTTATTTCTAGCTCAAAAAGCCAAAGATGCTATTGCTGATCGTTTTCGTAAAGAAGTTAATGAACGCCCTGCTGTAGATACCCGAAAACCTCAAGTTATTATTAACATTCATATTACCGATTTAGAAGTAACTCTATCGCTCGATAGTTCAGGTGATACATTAAATCGCAGAGGATATAGAGATTACCAAGGCTTAGCTCCTCTCAACGAAGTTTTAGCACGAGGATTGTTGAAGCTAAGCGGTTGGAATAGCAATATGCCCCTACTCGATCCTATGTGCGGAAGTGGAACCATTGCTATTGAAGCAACATACGAAGCCAACAACATCCCGACAGGATATTTGCGCAATCAATATGCGTTTATGAATTGGACCGATTTTGATAAAGATCTATGGAAAAAAGTTCGCGAAAAAGCCCAAAGTGAAATAAAAAATGCAAAATTGAAAATTGTGGGTGCCGATATGGACGATCGAGTACTACTAGCTGCTAAAAAAAGTATTCAAAAACTTCCTTATTCACAATCGACACTTTTTATTGAAAACGATTTTCTAAAAAACAATATTCCTTTTCAAAATGGATATATAATTTCAAATCTGCCTTACGACGAACGTATTGAAGTAGAAAATATCAACCATTTTTACAACAATGTTGGAACACAGCTAAAATTCAATTACAAATCGAATCGTATATGGCTATTAATGAGCAAAGAATACGCTAAATTTATGAGTCTCAAGCCGAAAAAGAAAATTAATTTGTTAAATGGTAAGATTGAATGCACTTTTAATGAGTATGAAGTATATTAA